cccaagacgatctgagatataccctttgattatgctagaaatcaatctaaaattttctgtaaaatttaattgtctttgtgttcttgtgatgagagaaagagaggctaggtcagaaaaagcattagggtagaaataattctctacctttcttttatacagaccgaaataccaagttaattaggaaagatatatatctcctaattttcggccaatgtgaaccgaaataaggaattaaattttcttatttttggtctttccaaaaatatataaaatgtgttaaattgtcatctagtgaggatcgaacccatgacctcttggcttgtgtactctcactattaccactatgacacattcaacttgttgatattaaatacaactgattatatttaactacgaattaacagattaattcgtccaaactaaccttatatctatttaattaaatatatcttattatatttaatttacgaatttacagttaattcgtctcaacttaatattatttaattttcattaaataattatctcatcaacacattgactaactttttagtcattttgggcatcaatgtaattatatttctataaccacatttctcaaatacgtcctataggtgtgacctttagggaccagttgatcaccgccatctgtatgataataacgtcaaactttctagcaagtcaaccgttattaggtaaacgttaatcaactgattaaatatacgaagtatacccttgtgaacctgtaagagatttacaaatgttatcacactaatttgtggaggacacaagatccaacaaactcccacttgtcctcacaagtgtatgtgcgataaccgattctcatatcctttaaaatttctcccactcaatgtaaaacaatttgcaaatccgaattcacaaaggtcgtattttacaagcgatcagtatcaagagtggttttcccgactagagagtaacttaactgataaacgaatcaacattcgagcatggccatgcatttgattacaactccttgagtggccctgagaaataactatacctgataagggatggatattttcctcaactcgaatcctgcagacgtaagaacagtatgaaatgacccagaaaaaatctacttagccccagttacggtagaccgtgagaaagaaaccaaagtcacccaaagactgccttaatctcaagatacagttgatagtcaaaagaatcgactctaggtacacaatggatgtcctatccacgacctggcaccgaatgttataaaacatttaggactccattacgttgtcacaaaaagttgtcctacgaggtatcgtcataatctcgtatctgtgatcgattagtcaaccgtttaacttatggctcattgaacccaccatcaatcgagtgcacaatataatagccggagttatcagctcacattggcgattacggacctaaacaaatataatgtaattcagttcactttgtggcgttcaatgttgtcagtacaatccacatgaaaaacaaaatattatatataatacAATGAAGttgtaaataatatatgaaaaagataatgtatcaaatccataatcaagtattacaacttaggaacatgtttaattcccatggaattaacatgccctacatgcttatcataattcaacggtttggtgagaggatctgcgatgttatcatccgtcgcaatcttgtcaatcactatctcttcttgctccacgtaatcacggatcaggtgagccttccgaagtacatgtctagatttgttgctagactttggctccttagcctggaagatggcacctctattgtcacaatagatggtgatcgggtcattcgaactaggaactaccgaaagcccttataagaattgacgcatccatatcgcttcctttgctgcctccgaagcggcatagtactcggattcagtagtagaatctgctacaacactctgtttgaaACTCTTCcaactgaccgcagcaccattaagagtgaagacgaacccggactaagattttgaatcatctcgatccgtttggaagctagcatctgcgtaaccggttgcgcatagcttagtatcgcctccataagtcagtacccaatccttagtcctccgtaggtacttgaggatatttttgactgctatccagtgtgtctcacctggagtcttttggtaccgactcgtcatactcaatgcatatgccacgtctggacgtgtgcatatcatgacatacatgatcgatcctattgcagaagcataaggaacacgactcatgcgctcaatacctttaggcgtcgtgggtgactgagacttgctcaactgcatcccagtcgtcataggaaggttccccttcttggagttggtcatgctgaacctctcaagaaccttatctagataagattcctgactaagtgataacgtctgtcgtgatctatctcggtagatacggattcccaaaatacgctgtgcctcacccagatctttcatctggaaatggttcttcaaccattctttaaccgaagataggagaggaatgtcattcccaatcaggagtatgttatcgacatacaatatcaagaatacaatcttgctcccactcgacttgatatataagcatggttcttcgaccgatcgagtgaaaccatactcttttatcacttggtcgaaacgatgattccaactccgagaagcttgcttaagtccataaatggaacgcttaagcttgcataatttcttagaatgtttaggatctatgaaaccttcgggttgcaccatgtacaactcttcctccaaataaccgtttaagaaggcggttttcacatccatttgccaaatctcataatcatgaaatgcggcaatcgctaagattatccgaatggaacgtaacatgactacaggtgcaaaaatctcatcataatgcaatccttgcacttgagtgaaaccttttgccataagtcgtgccttatagatatctggttgcgcgtctacagaacgctttattttgtaaagccatttgcactgtagaggttttaccttattagataaatcaactagatcccatacgttattctcatacatggagtccatctcggattgcatggcttcgagccatagctttgagtcggaacaggccatagcacctttataggttgcgggttcattactttctagaagtaaaacatcattctccttgaccataccaatgtatctgtccggaggatgagagtctctacccgacctcctagcttcctccatctgttcctcggttgttggttctggaatctccgacagctcgaaggttctattactcgacttgttctcgagaaattctttctctaagaacgtcgcactagccgcaacaaatactcgatgttcggtagggcaatagaagtaatgaccaaatgttccttttggataacctataaagtatgtcttgaccgatcgcgggccgagcttatcctcgtgtctccacttgacataagccccgcagccccaaacccgaataaaggacaagttaggtaccgttcccttccacatttcatatggagtcttgtcgacagctttagacggacttcggttaagtataagagcagctgacaaaagagcaaaaccccataatgaatcaggcactacgttgtgactcatcatggatcgaaccatatcaagtaaggttcgatttctccgttcggacacaccatttaattgaggtgttccaggtggagttaactgtagagcgattccacagtctttcaggtgttgatcaaactcatttgaaagatattcgccaccccgatctgaacggagtgctttaatctttctacccagttgtttctgtaccctattctgatattccttgaatttctcaaaggactcacttttatgcttcattaagtagacatatccgtatctactcaaatcgtccgtgaaagtgataaaatatctatagctatctctagcggtaattgacataggtccacatacgtccgtatgtatgagtcctaataggtcactagcacgcattccaaaacctttgaaggaaattcgagtcatcttgccaatgagacatgattcacacgtgccatatgcagaaaatccgaatgagggaatagtcccattatcgacgagtttctttacgcgtttctcatttatgtgtcccattcgacaatgccatagataagtttgatctttgtcaccaacctttaatttcttattattcatgtgtaatacttccgtggtttgatctaagatataaattccattaatggaaactgctttgccataaatcatttcattaaaagagaaaatacaactattatcctttattgaaaatgtaaaaccgtctttagcaagtacggaaacagaaataatattcttagataaactgggtacatagtaacagttatttaaagataactcaaaaccactagggagttggattacatatgttcccttcgaggcaaagaaagaactcgtgctccattcccgactcgcagtccacatcacctttttcgagaggtatgatgttctttaggcccgacaaatgattacacgagatgagaaccacaaccaagtatctagtagccaagttccgaaacttgcatggtttatctcaatcatatgaatataagatgacataccaacaggaacgacgcggcctgccttgatgtcctcacggtagacgggacagttcctcctccaatgtccagtcttgtgacaatggtggcactctatgtcaccgcccttgctctttgtcttgccctgtgagccaccagtctcaccaggcgcactcttaccgtttcctggcttcttaaactttggcttacctacagttaggtcgccatgagccttgcccttacctttactcttattgtgaatcgtgagaacatcctacttcatgctcccactcaatttcatatccttctcggtctgtacgagaaggaagtgtagctcatgaggactctttttcaagtcattcatgtagttgttcgccctgaaaagggcaaaaccatcgtgaagagaatgaagcattcggtcaatgacaatgctctcactgattctacaattcagtgactccagtttctcgacattctcaatcatgtgaagaatgtgtgggctaaccggttggcccttctggagtttcgcatcaaagaagcgacaggtatgctcatatgtgatgattctcggtgcctttgagaactcattagtgagcgtggtgaaaatcatgtttgcaccttgggcaatgaagcgtctctgcaaattggtttccattgcaaagatgagtacgttctttatcgcacccgcttccataacgaaatcactataagcgagtgactcgttggctcctgcatttgggcctgggttgaccggtattggctcgattaaatacccgagcttaccgtcaaagcaatggcaaagcattccgtagtgccgcctccggtccgcaaagttggacccatcattcttgatcgcgtggaccgattcatttggtccatgaatacttttagccaggatgaacgatctagtgtggcactaggcattgggattgcgttatttccagccatttgttgtaacagtattattgataataagcgtgttctacattgcgaaagaagaataaaataataagcatgcatcgtttttattttaagtctaatgaactaatgtcataacgcgaagactcaaaaacatttatacaattgacctccctcaagaattatataaatgaccccaagactcaattctctgtaaattgataagctaaccttttagctaattctaccgttagaattcttggttgataaatttctgtaaattctatctttagtccatcataatcacgagaaactcttcggactacaatgttgaggtaaactaagtcaacacaactacttacccaacgtagaaggggtcatattaggcctaccgacgaagaagggattcatagatgtttgcccttataaagactaatctcaatttccattttagaggaagatcccatcaactatttttaattcattttaagtgaactataatctagcatgcgagaatgatttaaactaaagtgatggcttatagactgtgacatctgcatgtccatgaaaactaacatacaactatatgagtcaattttcatgcattttagtagtaggtggtttggttttaggcggaatatgatgcaattactagcatgtgaatgaaaagcaataaaatgaaaaacgaaaaaaaaaaacaaagaaaagtcctagtgtggcctatcctatcaaaatgaacaataaatacaagtttggaatccatccttggacccgagaagcttgtcttgatgttccatcttgatccatgtagcgggagtgagcttgaatcttcatctttagtcttctttgaaattacaataaataaaattacataattgacctattaattacattctaatttcaaaacccaaaactaaaataaaggagattcgagatctcataattacataaaaatcatgtttccttcattacgaaaacataattgactaaggccacactaagtattacaaattacaaccgattgcaaaaattaaatacgtaaataaaattcattcattcgattcattcaacaaaaataaaagcatcaactaaaataaattaaacatacataatacaatacattaattatgttgattaatttatccaaaccacctatttaaattaaattaagtgacaattccgcaatttaatcacattaattcataCTCAATcgatattaaacttgtaatatgaattctatccgtcaaaattttaaactgctttaaaataactcggtatcattaaattgtgaaccgattcacaataacaaattggccaaagtaaaaaaaaaaaaaaaaaatccaatgcTTTAAATATGTCTCGgccaaaaaaacaaattttttttttttttaatagtcacggctgaaaaaaaaaaaaaaacaaccccttttctattttaatttggtaaataggaaaaaaaaaacaaggaaaaactttccataaaaatttttctccatctttttcggcaaaaggcaataaaaaaaaacttttttaattttttttttcttttctttttctcggtttaccaaaaccaaaaaaaattaacaaaattttttttttttcttttctttcggtGAACCCTAAAAACgcccttccttttttttttctctttttgcgGCACTTATGCCCTAATTCAAAGATATGATGAAAAAGTTTAAGGTTGCTATTaggacatgatttagcaaataaattaacaaacatgattaatcgtatatgctaaaactatatagcaaaaacgaattcttatatcaatgacatgatgatactatatgtaatttaacttaatctgcattaaatcaaaatctaccaaattcttcatatgataattttaaccgattaaaacaatgatatgatctatAGAAATTGGTTATATATCATCAAACAATTCGaatcacaaaaagaaaccctaatttttttcgaaaatcaggttatgtttacatacaatttttatgaaaatcatcaagattaaaatcgtagcctagtgctctgataccacttgtgggaaataatctgtatacttccccttaatttagaaggattataacgatttaataaagatgatctaaggtcataaaataaaatacataaacataagtaaaaagatatagaattaacctccggtcctagcaaatatagcctaagaacaataccaaagtagatattcgcctattggttgcacccaagacgatctgagatataccctttgattatgctagaaatcaatctaaaattttctgtaaaatttaattgtctttgtgttcttgtgatgagagaaagagaggctaggtcagaaacagcattagggtagaaataattctctacctttcttttatacagaccgaaataccaagttaattaggaaagatatatatctcctaattttcgaccaatgtgaaccgaaataaggaattaaatttccttatttttggtctttccaaaaatatataaagtgtgttaaattgtcatctagtgaggatcaaacccatgacctcttggcttgtgtaccctcactattaccactatgacacattcaacttgttgatattaaatacaactgaatatatttaactacgaattaacagattaattcgtccaaactaaccttatatatatttaattaaatataacttattatatttaatttacttaatttgattaattcgtctcaacttaatattatttaattttcattaaataattatctcatcaacacattgactaactttttagtcattttggccatcaatgtaattatatttctataaccacatttctcaaatacgtcctataggtgtgacctttagggaccagttgatcaccgtcatctgtatgataataacgtcaaactttctagcaagtcaaccgttattaggtaaacgttaatcaactgattaaatatacgaagtatacccttgtgaacctgtaagagatttacaaatattatcacactaatttgtggaagacacaagctccaacaccggCAACGCATCCGGGATACCAACAACGTGGTGACGGcgtcgcaacaccgccaccaaacaGCCGAACTTCAGTCCGTAAAATAGGTACTCGGGACACACCAATGGTACCGAGTCCGGACGCTAACTAGACCCCTATCAGGCGTCATGACACCACATGAGCCTCTCCGTACTCATAAAGTACCACAAGTTTGTACCTCAAACACAAATCGACACATTTTTACCATTAATTATCAACTAATCAAATTGAAAAGGAGACTTGCGTATACATTTCAATCAATGAAACATTACAATGCACCATGACCATATATGTCATACTCAGAGGAATGCCAATACAACATTTATTCAAAACTTCAACACTAATAGCTTACACAAAAATAATGAAAATAATGAATGCaaacatatatgaaattcaatgaTTTTGCTACAGCATGGAACTAATAAGATAATCAAGACTCCGCTTTCGGGGTAAAGCTTTTGAACTTGGATTCTGCCTCATACCAAGACTCTAGGCTGATAAGCTCATTGAACTCGGAGAAGGTTGCCATTTGGTCCAAGTCATCCCTGGTGGTACCCTTCTCCTTCAAGATCTTCATGATGTTAACTAGGGCGCGAGCAGTGGCGTAGACTGCAGTGAGTGAATGAGCAATTAAGTGGAAACCCATTTCCTTGAACTCTTCAGGTGTGTGAAGGGGTGTCTTTCCTCCTTCAATCATGTTTGCAATTCTCAAACCCTTAGTTTTCGAGGATACTTCCTTCAATTCACCTATATCTGCAGGTGCCTCGACAAATGTGGCATCAGCACCAGCCTGTAAATGTTAGATAATTAAGATCATTTAGCAAGACATTCGCGGTTATGTGGATTGTTTTTTCGCGGTTATGATTATACCTCTCTATACATGTTAGCACGCCTAATTCCTTCTTCTAGACCATGAGGAGCACGTGCATCAGTCCTAGCAACAAGGAAGAAATCTGAATCACCAATAGCTTCTCTTGCAGCAGCGATTTTAAGTGCATGCTCTTCTGCGGGTACAACAGCCTTACCACGCATATGACCACATTTCTTCGGCCACACTTGATcctattaaaattaataatataaaGTTAGTTGTTTGCTACCCTTGTCATAAGACATGCTACATAATGGGTGGAATTAAATAAGATCTTAGAAATGTTATCTAATCAATCTACTTGAATTGCTCAATTGCAAACCATATTATTGCATGTTCTAGCAATTACTCCATATTCATTTCGTGATAGACAAACATCGACGTAGATAGTTGACTACCTACATTTATTTCAAACATTTATGTGCATTTGATGGATCTACAAGCATAATACGTCTGCAAACAATTTAATTTTCGAAATACTATAGTATAAATACATAGATTCGATATACGTCACTTTTATATATAATTATAGTTTATTATACCTCAAGGAAGACGCCCTTAGCACCAGCTGAGATCAATTCTCTGATAAATCTTTGGACGTTAAGAGGTCCACCTCCTCCGGTATCTAttataaataaaacaaaatattaCTTTGCATAAAAAATGATTCATAGTCAAACAACTTTTCTTTCGTCAACGTTACTTTGTCATAGTGCATACATAATGCATAAAAATTCATGGGTGAACTTATTAATTACCTCCATCGACAATGATACACAAGTTAGGAGCCGCCGCGGTAATTCTACGAGTAGCCTCCACAACTTCGGTTGTCCTGTATTTTCACAATTACGTACGGAGTAAATATTAAGTCAATGGACATGGGAAAGTTTAGTCAATTTCACAATCTACAATTAATAATTGTCAATTATTAAGAATAAAAAGTTGTGTTGTACTTTTATATGTTCTTTTTGGCATAAAAAAGGAATTAAAACTCATGATCTATTGTCATATACTTTCGCTGTAGCTACTAGGTTAAGGTCTCTTCGATTGTTTGAGTTCTGTATGTAGGTGCAAATAAATGTTCCATGTTGAAGTGACAATATCAACTAGAAATTTGATCTACGTTATAAAAGACATAATTgagcaaataaataaaaaaatttaaaaaaatgaagGAAAAAGGATTATACGTAAGCAAGCCAAAGTCAGGCAAACCAAGCATGGCAGCAGAGACACTGTAACCGGAGGCAAAGGCGGCGTGGAAGCCGGTCTTCTCAACAACAGCAGCTGAAAGAGCATCTTGGACACCTGGCATAAGAATTGACCCATGCTCCTCAATCAACTTATGCATTGTTGTCTTTCGACCGACAATGTTGGTGTACGACCCGTTGGTGGTCGTCACATCATTGGCTGTACCATTCGGTGGTGCCATTGTTGAAAATGAAGGAGGAGATTAGGAGGAAGGAGGAATGAAGGAGTTAAAGAGTATTGTGTATGAGAGTTGATATGAATTTTTGAGCTAAGTTAGAGTCTTATTTATAGTAGTAGAGAGTTGGAATTACCAAATAAACAATTGTATTAGTTGTAGTAAGCTGTACTAGTAATAGTGCACTAGTAAGGGTATTTTGGTCATTTTCATTTGTGTTTTTTACAAGTTTTAATGGAAATTTCTTGGGTTGTTACTTGTTGCCTTGTTTGTACGTGAAccccaattcttatttcagaccaaggtatccgtcttattaataaaacggataccatattctctcacaaaatacccatttagagtgAGTGGAGAAGCACATGGAGGGTCCCacccttgtcccctctacccatttcctctcacacaacgacccgtcttaaaatccgacccgttttaagcaagacttactcGTACGTGAAATTGTTAAAGAAGGAAAGACATTAAAGGGGTCTACCACGTGAGCAAATTGTTTTATTGATATAACTACGGTTTGGTTGTACTAAATCCGGCCACTATAAATTCTCGTTGAGGACGGAGGTATTTattttacacaaattcttattgaagacgggcactatccgtcatAAATTGGAGatggatagtgtccctctcataaTATGTAAGTGATACTATTCATAGGGTGCTCTATTTCCTCCCCACTTGCCCTTCCACTTGCCTTGTTGTAAGAGGatcactatccgtcacaagcgtGTGATGGATAgtctccgtcacaagcaagacgctttatTCATTTTAAATCTTAATACGGGTATAACACATATGAAATTATATGGAAAGTTGCCTAGAAAATGTCAAAACTTTAGTATATAATTGACCTATTTTAATATTTAAGACGAATACTTTGTTTTAAACAAGACTTACGGTCAACCTTGATACATAGTTAGTTGAACTTGATAATTTTAAGTCTAATCTTTATGTCATTCTCTTGAGATGAAAAGAGATACATTAGCGAGCACACATATTGTCACGCTCTTATTGAATTTCAATTCAAATTTACAGCAAATACTGCAACGAAGTGTAAGTAGGGGCATTTTGGGTATGTCACCATTCATAAAATCAACATAACTTTAGGTCTAACATACACAAGTAACAAAACAAGATTTTGATAGCTAATTACTGAACTTTGAGTAGGCGCTTTATAATTCacacatgataatcatgagtaaTTGCTTATTATCAAAGGGTATTTTCATGCAAAATTTTTAAATTATATTCTTTCTGTTCAAGTAATCACtagttatttatatttaaattttcctattaaaaaaaaatatataactaTTGACTAGTAGAGGGAGCTCTTCGTAAATTTACGGAGTCATTTACATGATATTTAGGCTGCTAGAGATCGATGAGCCAATGAGCCATCGAAACGTACCTATTGTAATGGTGTACTGATTATATTAAAACAAGACAATAATTGTAGTCTTGTAGACGCCGAAGTTTCGAATTGAATAATAACGAAATAACAAAAAGCATGTAATACATGCATTAATCTTAGATCTGTCGTTTATGATATGTCAAAGATCTTATCTTACTTATGTTTAATCCAACCAAGCAACTAGTTATAATATTCCGAACTATTTTTTTGTTTAATACTTTTTTTCATAACCGAAATTTAACGTGGTACCCTTGAATTTTGACATCTTACACATAGTActtaactttttaagtttgtataCATCATACCCTCCCGGTTTGATTTTCATGTATTACATGCCCTTTTTGTCGCcgtaaaaaaactcaattgcgcataatCTCTAGACCGGAATTCAGAATCCCCCACTTATTTTTTCTTAAAATGATTATCTCTTCGTAATCtacaatttgagaaaaaaatttgtcgactgacattttatagggttttttttaacgaaaataTCAAATCAACCATACCctttgtaatcccctataaaatctagtgcaaaacagtggcggaaacactgtcgaatgggattaaatacacaaagataaaagttctaactgttacaaattgagaatgtataaaattctcaagggtAAAGttaaatggttaagtctaaacaaatgccacttttataaaaagggcgaaaataaaattcctcaaaagtgttaaaactaaaaaccataaaagaaagtagaAAAGCAGTAGGATCtcgcaaactactcgctagctcacacagtaAATCCCCAAACAAAGCTAAtactgtcatgttataaacataacatgACCACAAtcgatggggagtaactcgacgttctcaccatatcacatgatataaatgttacggatgcaattaatatatcaaagtaaattgaaatgttataaaacataagtaacaaaatatgattaccaaatcac
This sequence is a window from Silene latifolia isolate original U9 population chromosome 8, ASM4854445v1, whole genome shotgun sequence. Protein-coding genes within it:
- the LOC141596338 gene encoding petal death protein-like, with the translated sequence MAPPNGTANDVTTTNGSYTNIVGRKTTMHKLIEEHGSILMPGVQDALSAAVVEKTGFHAAFASGYSVSAAMLGLPDFGLLTTTEVVEATRRITAAAPNLCIIVDGDTGGGGPLNVQRFIRELISAGAKGVFLEDQVWPKKCGHMRGKAVVPAEEHALKIAAAREAIGDSDFFLVARTDARAPHGLEEGIRRANMYREAGADATFVEAPADIGELKEVSSKTKGLRIANMIEGGKTPLHTPEEFKEMGFHLIAHSLTAVYATARALVNIMKILKEKGTTRDDLDQMATFSEFNELISLESWYEAESKFKSFTPKAES